In the genome of Notamacropus eugenii isolate mMacEug1 chromosome 5, mMacEug1.pri_v2, whole genome shotgun sequence, one region contains:
- the GRIK5 gene encoding glutamate receptor ionotropic, kainate 5 isoform X2, with protein MPAELLLLMIVAFARPSGQVLSSLRMAAILDDQTVCGRGERLALALAREQINGIIEVPAKARVEVDIFELQRDSQYETTDTMCQILPKGVVSVLGPSSSPASASIVSHICGEKEIPHIKVGPEETPRLQYLRFASVSLYPSNEDVSLAVSRILRSFNYPSASLICAKAECLLRLEELVRGFLISKETLSVRMLDESRDPTPLLKEIRDDKVSTIIIDANASISHLILKKASELGMTSAFYKYILTTMDFPILHLDGIVEDSSNILGFSMFNTSHPFYMEFVRSLNMSWRENCEASMYPGPALSAALMFDAVHVVVSAVRELNRSQEIGVKPLACTSSNIWPHGTSLMNYLRMIGVWYSNRTLAMNATTLDINLSQTLANKTLVVTTILENPYVMRRPNFQSLSGNERFEGFCVDMLRELAELLRFRFRLRLVEDGLYGAPEPNGSWTGMVGELINRKADLAVAAFTITAEREKVIDFSKPFMTLGISILYRVHMGRKPGYFSFLDPFSPAVWLFMLLAYLAVSCVLFLAARLSPYEWYNPHPCLRARPHVVENQYTLGNSLWFPVGGFMQQGSEIMPRALSTRCVSGVWWAFTLIIISSYTANLAAFLTVQRMEVPVESADDLADQTNIEYGTIHAGSTMTFFQNSRYQTYQRMWNYMQSKQPSVFVKSTEEGIARVLNSRYAFLLESTMNEYHRRLNCNLTQIGGLLDTKGYGIGMPLGSPFRDEITLAILQLQENNRLEILKRKWWEGGRCPKEEDHRAKGLGMENIGGIFVVLICGLIIAVFVAVMEFVWSTRRSAESDEVSVCQEMLQELRHAVSCRKTSRSRRRRRYPGVPGRAALSLRAVREMRLSNGKLYSAGAGGGDSGGGHGGPQRLLDDPGPPGRPPAPAPAGCTHVRVCHECRRIQALRAAGGGPPRGLVAPTETTSPPRPRPGPPAPRELSEQE; from the exons atgccTGCGGAGCTGCTGCTATTGATGATTGTTGCCTTTGCCCGCCCTAGCGGTCAGGTGTTGTCCTCCCTGCGCATGG CCGCTATCCTGGACGATCAGACTGTGTGTGGCCGGGGAGAACGCCTGGCCCTGGCCCTTGCCCGGGAACAGATCAACGGGATCATCGAGGTCCCAGCCAAGGCCCGAGTAGAGGTGGACATCTTTGAGCTGCAGAGAGACAGCCAGTACGAGACTACGGACACCA TGTGCCAGATCCTGCCCAAGGGGGTCGTGTCTGTCTTGGGACCCTCGTCCAGCCCAGCTTCGGCTTCCATTGTTAGCCACATCTGTGGAGAGAAGGAG ATCCCCCACATTAAGGTGGGCCCAGAAGAGACCCCTCGACTCCAGTACCTTCGGTTTGCTTCTGTCAGTCTCTATCCCAGCAACGAGGACGTCAGTCTGGCTGTCTCCCGAATCCTCAGATCCTTCAACTATCCCTCAGCCAGCCTCATCTGTGCCAAGGCGGAGT GCCTGCTGAGATTGGAGGAGCTGGTTCGAGGCTTCCTAATCTCCAAGGAGACTTTGTCCGTTCGGATGCTTGATGAAAGCCGGGACCCCACACCTCTGCTCAAAGAAATTAGGGACGACAAGGTCTCCACCATCATCATCGATGCCAATgcttccatctcccacctcatTCTCAAGAAG GCCTCAGAGTTGGGGATGACCTCAGCGTTTTATAAATACATCCTCACAACCATG GATTTCCCTATTCTCCACCTGGATGGCATTGTGGAGGACTCATCCAACATTCTGGGTTTTTCCATGTTCAACACCTCCCACCCCTTCTACATGGAGTTTGTTCGGAGCCTCAACATGTCGTGGAGGGAGAATTGTGAAGCCAGCATGTACCCTGGTCCAGCG tTGTCTGCAGCCCTGATGTTTGACGCTGTGCATGTGGTTGTGAGTGCTGTGAGGGAGCTGAATCGAAGTCAGGAGATTGGTGTGAAACCCCTGGCCTGCACCTCCTCCAACATTTGGCCCCATGGGACCAGCCTCATGAACTACCTTCGAATG ATCGGAGTGTGGTACTCCAATCGGACTCTGGCTATGAATGCCACCACCCTGGACATCAACCTGTCCCAGACCTTAGCCAACAAGACCCTTGTAGTCACCACCATCTTG GAGAATCCGTATGTCATGCGAAGGCCCAACTTCCAGTCTTTGTCAGGAAATGAACGGTTTGAGGGCTTCTGCGTGGACATGCTTCGAGAGCTGGCTGAGTTGCTCCGTTTTCGCTTCCGACTTCGGCTAGTAGAAGATGGACTGTATGGGGCACCAGAGCCCAACGGCTCCTGGACTGGAATGGTTGGGGAACTCATCAACCGG AAGGCAGATCTGGCAGTGGCTGCGTTCACAATCACAGCTGAGCGGGAAAAGGTCATAGACTTCTCTAAACCCTTCATGACTCTTGGGATCAGCATCCTCTACAGAGTGCACATG GGTCGAAAGCCTGGCTACTTCTCCTTCCTCGATCCCTTCTCACCTGCTGTGTGGCTCTTCATGCTCTTGGCTTACCTAGCTGTTAGCTGTGTCCTTTTCCTGGCAGCCAG GCTGAGCCCCTATGAGTGGTACAACCCTCACCCCTGCCTCCGAGCACGTCCCCATGTGGTGGAGAACCAGTATACACTGGGCAACAGCTTGTGGTTCCCCGTCGGGGGCTTCATGCAGCAGGGCTCCGAGATCATGCCCCGGGCACTTTCCACAAGATGTGTCAGCGGGGTCTG GTGGGCCTTCACTCTCATCATCATCTCCTCCTACACGGCCAACCTGGCGGCCTTTCTCACCGTGCAGCGAATGGAGGTGCCCGTGGAGTCGGCTGATGACTTGGCCGACCAGACCAATATTGAGTATGGGACCATCCACGCGGGCTCCACCATGACATTTTTCCAG AACTCTCGGTACCAGACTTACCAGAGGATGTGGAACTACATGCAGTCCAAGCAGCCCAGTGTATTTGTGAAGAGCACAGAGGAAGGAATTGCCCGAGTCCTCAACTCCCGCTATGCCTTCTTGTTGGAGTCTACCATGAATGAGTATCACAGGCGCCTCAATTGCAACCTCACCCAGATTGGGGGCCTCCTCGATACCAAGGGCTATGGCATCGGCATGCCACTGG gCTCACCATTCCGGGACGAGATCACATTGGCTATTCTGCAACTTCAAGAGAACAACCGGTTGGAGATCCTAAAGCGAAAGTGGTGGGAGGGGGGCCGGTGTCCCAAGGAGGAGGACCATAGGGCCAAAG gGCTGGGAATGGAGAATATTGGTGGAATATTTGTGGTGCTCATCTGTGGCCTCATCATCGCTGTCTTTGTTGCTGTCATGGAATTTGTGTGGTCCACGAGGAGGTCGGCAGAGTCCGATGAG GTGTCGGTTTGCCAGGAGATGTTGCAAGAACTTCGTCATGCCGTGTCTTGCCGCAAGACCTCCCGTtcgcgccgccgccgccgctacCCTGGGGTCCCGGGCCGGGCCGCTCTGTCCCTGCGGGCGGTCCGGGAGATGCGCCTCAGCAATGGGAAACTGTACTCTGCGGGCGCGGGAGGCGGGGACTCGGGTGGGGGTCACGGGGGTCCCCAGCGCCTCCTGGACGACCCTGGACCTCCGGGTCGGCCGCCGGCTCCCGCCCCGGCCGGCTGCACCCACGTCCGCGTCTGCCACGAGTGCCGGCGCATTCAGGCCCTCCGGGCTGCGGGTGGGGGGCCCCCTCGGGGCTTGGTTGCTCCTACCGAGACCACCAGCCCCCCGAGGCCCAGACCGGGGCCCCCGGCACCCCGGGAGCTGTCCGAGCAAGAGTGA
- the GRIK5 gene encoding glutamate receptor ionotropic, kainate 5 isoform X1 — translation MPAELLLLMIVAFARPSGQVLSSLRMAAILDDQTVCGRGERLALALAREQINGIIEVPAKARVEVDIFELQRDSQYETTDTMCQILPKGVVSVLGPSSSPASASIVSHICGEKEIPHIKVGPEETPRLQYLRFASVSLYPSNEDVSLAVSRILRSFNYPSASLICAKAECLLRLEELVRGFLISKETLSVRMLDESRDPTPLLKEIRDDKVSTIIIDANASISHLILKKASELGMTSAFYKYILTTMDFPILHLDGIVEDSSNILGFSMFNTSHPFYMEFVRSLNMSWRENCEASMYPGPALSAALMFDAVHVVVSAVRELNRSQEIGVKPLACTSSNIWPHGTSLMNYLRMVEYDGLTGRVEFNSKGQRTNYTLRILEKSREGHREIGVWYSNRTLAMNATTLDINLSQTLANKTLVVTTILENPYVMRRPNFQSLSGNERFEGFCVDMLRELAELLRFRFRLRLVEDGLYGAPEPNGSWTGMVGELINRKADLAVAAFTITAEREKVIDFSKPFMTLGISILYRVHMGRKPGYFSFLDPFSPAVWLFMLLAYLAVSCVLFLAARLSPYEWYNPHPCLRARPHVVENQYTLGNSLWFPVGGFMQQGSEIMPRALSTRCVSGVWWAFTLIIISSYTANLAAFLTVQRMEVPVESADDLADQTNIEYGTIHAGSTMTFFQNSRYQTYQRMWNYMQSKQPSVFVKSTEEGIARVLNSRYAFLLESTMNEYHRRLNCNLTQIGGLLDTKGYGIGMPLGSPFRDEITLAILQLQENNRLEILKRKWWEGGRCPKEEDHRAKGLGMENIGGIFVVLICGLIIAVFVAVMEFVWSTRRSAESDEVSVCQEMLQELRHAVSCRKTSRSRRRRRYPGVPGRAALSLRAVREMRLSNGKLYSAGAGGGDSGGGHGGPQRLLDDPGPPGRPPAPAPAGCTHVRVCHECRRIQALRAAGGGPPRGLVAPTETTSPPRPRPGPPAPRELSEQE, via the exons atgccTGCGGAGCTGCTGCTATTGATGATTGTTGCCTTTGCCCGCCCTAGCGGTCAGGTGTTGTCCTCCCTGCGCATGG CCGCTATCCTGGACGATCAGACTGTGTGTGGCCGGGGAGAACGCCTGGCCCTGGCCCTTGCCCGGGAACAGATCAACGGGATCATCGAGGTCCCAGCCAAGGCCCGAGTAGAGGTGGACATCTTTGAGCTGCAGAGAGACAGCCAGTACGAGACTACGGACACCA TGTGCCAGATCCTGCCCAAGGGGGTCGTGTCTGTCTTGGGACCCTCGTCCAGCCCAGCTTCGGCTTCCATTGTTAGCCACATCTGTGGAGAGAAGGAG ATCCCCCACATTAAGGTGGGCCCAGAAGAGACCCCTCGACTCCAGTACCTTCGGTTTGCTTCTGTCAGTCTCTATCCCAGCAACGAGGACGTCAGTCTGGCTGTCTCCCGAATCCTCAGATCCTTCAACTATCCCTCAGCCAGCCTCATCTGTGCCAAGGCGGAGT GCCTGCTGAGATTGGAGGAGCTGGTTCGAGGCTTCCTAATCTCCAAGGAGACTTTGTCCGTTCGGATGCTTGATGAAAGCCGGGACCCCACACCTCTGCTCAAAGAAATTAGGGACGACAAGGTCTCCACCATCATCATCGATGCCAATgcttccatctcccacctcatTCTCAAGAAG GCCTCAGAGTTGGGGATGACCTCAGCGTTTTATAAATACATCCTCACAACCATG GATTTCCCTATTCTCCACCTGGATGGCATTGTGGAGGACTCATCCAACATTCTGGGTTTTTCCATGTTCAACACCTCCCACCCCTTCTACATGGAGTTTGTTCGGAGCCTCAACATGTCGTGGAGGGAGAATTGTGAAGCCAGCATGTACCCTGGTCCAGCG tTGTCTGCAGCCCTGATGTTTGACGCTGTGCATGTGGTTGTGAGTGCTGTGAGGGAGCTGAATCGAAGTCAGGAGATTGGTGTGAAACCCCTGGCCTGCACCTCCTCCAACATTTGGCCCCATGGGACCAGCCTCATGAACTACCTTCGAATG GTAGAGTATGATGGGCTGACTGGGCGAGTTGAGTTCAACAGCAAAGGTCAACGGACCAACTACACCTTGAGGATCCTAGAGAAGTCCCGGGAGGGCCATCGGGAG ATCGGAGTGTGGTACTCCAATCGGACTCTGGCTATGAATGCCACCACCCTGGACATCAACCTGTCCCAGACCTTAGCCAACAAGACCCTTGTAGTCACCACCATCTTG GAGAATCCGTATGTCATGCGAAGGCCCAACTTCCAGTCTTTGTCAGGAAATGAACGGTTTGAGGGCTTCTGCGTGGACATGCTTCGAGAGCTGGCTGAGTTGCTCCGTTTTCGCTTCCGACTTCGGCTAGTAGAAGATGGACTGTATGGGGCACCAGAGCCCAACGGCTCCTGGACTGGAATGGTTGGGGAACTCATCAACCGG AAGGCAGATCTGGCAGTGGCTGCGTTCACAATCACAGCTGAGCGGGAAAAGGTCATAGACTTCTCTAAACCCTTCATGACTCTTGGGATCAGCATCCTCTACAGAGTGCACATG GGTCGAAAGCCTGGCTACTTCTCCTTCCTCGATCCCTTCTCACCTGCTGTGTGGCTCTTCATGCTCTTGGCTTACCTAGCTGTTAGCTGTGTCCTTTTCCTGGCAGCCAG GCTGAGCCCCTATGAGTGGTACAACCCTCACCCCTGCCTCCGAGCACGTCCCCATGTGGTGGAGAACCAGTATACACTGGGCAACAGCTTGTGGTTCCCCGTCGGGGGCTTCATGCAGCAGGGCTCCGAGATCATGCCCCGGGCACTTTCCACAAGATGTGTCAGCGGGGTCTG GTGGGCCTTCACTCTCATCATCATCTCCTCCTACACGGCCAACCTGGCGGCCTTTCTCACCGTGCAGCGAATGGAGGTGCCCGTGGAGTCGGCTGATGACTTGGCCGACCAGACCAATATTGAGTATGGGACCATCCACGCGGGCTCCACCATGACATTTTTCCAG AACTCTCGGTACCAGACTTACCAGAGGATGTGGAACTACATGCAGTCCAAGCAGCCCAGTGTATTTGTGAAGAGCACAGAGGAAGGAATTGCCCGAGTCCTCAACTCCCGCTATGCCTTCTTGTTGGAGTCTACCATGAATGAGTATCACAGGCGCCTCAATTGCAACCTCACCCAGATTGGGGGCCTCCTCGATACCAAGGGCTATGGCATCGGCATGCCACTGG gCTCACCATTCCGGGACGAGATCACATTGGCTATTCTGCAACTTCAAGAGAACAACCGGTTGGAGATCCTAAAGCGAAAGTGGTGGGAGGGGGGCCGGTGTCCCAAGGAGGAGGACCATAGGGCCAAAG gGCTGGGAATGGAGAATATTGGTGGAATATTTGTGGTGCTCATCTGTGGCCTCATCATCGCTGTCTTTGTTGCTGTCATGGAATTTGTGTGGTCCACGAGGAGGTCGGCAGAGTCCGATGAG GTGTCGGTTTGCCAGGAGATGTTGCAAGAACTTCGTCATGCCGTGTCTTGCCGCAAGACCTCCCGTtcgcgccgccgccgccgctacCCTGGGGTCCCGGGCCGGGCCGCTCTGTCCCTGCGGGCGGTCCGGGAGATGCGCCTCAGCAATGGGAAACTGTACTCTGCGGGCGCGGGAGGCGGGGACTCGGGTGGGGGTCACGGGGGTCCCCAGCGCCTCCTGGACGACCCTGGACCTCCGGGTCGGCCGCCGGCTCCCGCCCCGGCCGGCTGCACCCACGTCCGCGTCTGCCACGAGTGCCGGCGCATTCAGGCCCTCCGGGCTGCGGGTGGGGGGCCCCCTCGGGGCTTGGTTGCTCCTACCGAGACCACCAGCCCCCCGAGGCCCAGACCGGGGCCCCCGGCACCCCGGGAGCTGTCCGAGCAAGAGTGA